The proteins below come from a single Triticum aestivum cultivar Chinese Spring chromosome 5D, IWGSC CS RefSeq v2.1, whole genome shotgun sequence genomic window:
- the LOC123120229 gene encoding RING-H2 finger protein ATL67 produces MASGVSTSMVLTLLGFCVSVLFIVFVCSRLVCALVRRRRRRSRASPLPPGFPPLAANYFFAVQVDRLGAQAAAGPGAGGLDLAAVASFPTRAFAAAASSDSDSSDAAPQCVVCLAEYEDKDVLRTLPYCGHNFHMVCIDAWLKQHSTCPVCRISLSDYPDSKHIAPPLPSAVVIPIPIPPYSPEASISDPCHCLFVGTVHSPRPSEVLQNEPDQANRTVPGPPLDGPDNLTLSEVTSPGEITTKQ; encoded by the exons ATGGCGTCGGGGGTGTCGACGAGCATGGTGCTCACGCTGCTCGGCTTCTGCGTCAGCGTCCTCTTCATAGTCTTCGTCTGCTCCAGGCTCGTCTGCGCgctcgtgcgccgccgccgccgccgctcccgcgccTCGCCGCTACCGCCGGGCTTCCCGCCCCTCGCCGCGAACTACTTCTTCGCCGTCCAGGTCGACCGCCTGGGAGCCCAGGCCGCGGCTGGCCCCGGTGCCGGGGGGCTGGACCTGGCCGCCGTCGCCTCCTTCCCCACCCGCGCCTTCGCAGCTGCCGCCTCCTCCGACTCCGACTCCTCAGACGCGGCCCCGCA GTGTGTTGTCTGTCTTGCAGAATACGAGGACAAAGATGTACTCCGCACTCTTCCTTACTGTGGCCACAATTTCCATATGGTGTGCATAGATGCTTGGCTAAAGCAGCACTCAACGTGCCCAGTCTGTAGAATTTCACTGTCTGACTATCCCGATAGCAAGCATATCGCGCCTCCTTTACCAAGTGCAGTGGTGATACCTATACCTATACCTCCTTATTCTCCCGAAGCATCAATATCGGATCCGTGCCATTGCCTGTTTGTCGGCACGGTGCATTCGCCAAGGCCATCAGAGGTTCTTCAGAACGAACCCGACCAGGCGAATCGGACAGTACCCGGTCCACCCTTGGATGGGCCAGACAACTTGACGTTGTCTGAGGTTACCTCTCCCGGCGAAATAACAACCAAACAGTAA
- the LOC123124562 gene encoding stress-response A/B barrel domain-containing protein At5g22580 — protein MAASATATKATGRREERKEKASRLWAMAEFKHLCMAKFKEGVVVDDIIQELTKLAAELDTVKYFGWGKDVLNQEALTQGFTHVFVMTFASAEDLAACMGHEKHSAFAATFMAALDKVVVMDFPLVFVKPAPPA, from the exons ATGGCGGCCTCTGCCACTGCAACCAAAGCCACCGGCCGGAGGGAAGAGAGAAAAGAGAAAGCTAGCCGCCTTTGGGCCATGGCGGAGTTCAAGCACCTTTGCATGGCCAAGTTCAAGGAAGGCGTCGTGGTGGACGACATCATCCAGGAGCTCACCAAGCTCGCCGCGGAGCTCGACACCGTCAAATACTTCGGGTG GGGCAAGGACGTGCTGAACCAGGAGGCGCTCACGCAGGGCTTCACCCACGTCTTCGTCATGACCTTCGCCAGCGCCGAGGACCTGGCGGCGTGCATGGGCCATGAGAAGCACTCTGCGTTCGCCGCCACCTTCATGGCCGCGCTCGACAAGGTCGTCGTCATGGACTTCCCCTTGGTCTTCGTCAAGCCAGCGCCGCCTGCCTGA
- the LOC123120230 gene encoding stress-response A/B barrel domain-containing protein At5g22580: MEFKHLCLVRFKEGVVVEDIIEELTKLAAELDTVKFFGWGKDVLNQEALTQGFTHVFSMSFASAEDLAAYMGHEKHSAFAATFMAVLDKVVVLDFPFVVAKPVPSPEAA; encoded by the exons ATGGAGTTCAAGCACCTGTGCCTGGTGAGGTTCAAGGAGGGCGTGGTGGTGGAGGACATCATTGAGGAGCTCACCAAGCTCGCCGCGGAGCTCGACACCGTCAAATTCTTCGGGTG GGGAAAGGACGTGCTGAACCAGGAGGCGCTGACGCAGGGCTTCACCCACGTCTTCTCCATGAGCTTCGCCAGCGCCGAGGACCTGGCGGCGTACATGGGCCACGAGAAGCACTCTGCGTTCGCCGCCACCTTCATGGCCGTGCTCGACAAGGTGGTTGTCCTGGACTTCCCCTTCGTCGTCGCCAAGCCGGTGCCATCGCCTGAGGCCGCTTGA